From the genome of Anopheles funestus chromosome 2RL, idAnoFuneDA-416_04, whole genome shotgun sequence:
CGGAAAGTAAGTTGCACCAATTTGTAAAGCACAAGAAAGCGCCATTACCCTATCGGGTTGTGTGTTGCGCTGGTTTAGCAATTAATATTAATGTCCCGAACGTTGGCTCGAACGGTTCATACATATTGACACATTCGACCGGAGACGTTTATGTTTTCCTACCAACCTTACCAACAGAACGCGCAATGGTGGCAGATACACGTGTGCTAGTactaatgtaaaatttataatcCATATTTGTTTTCCCACTAAAACAGTTCGCGACTTGGAACTAGCGCGGGCTTCCGGCAAGTACGGTGATGGAGCTGATCTGGGCGGTGGGTTCCAGGATGGATCACGCGGTTCTGACAGTTCCGATATTGACGAGGTAcctaaaaataacaacatcGGGCTagcaagaagaaacaaaaagatgaAAACGAATGCCAACTATTAAGAGTGGATGGATTGCGCCATCGTTCGAAGTGTTTTAGTGTAACTTTCTTATGTTTGCCTCTTATTTCTAGCTATCCAAACACGTTACATTGCGTGTGGTGTAGCTTATAGCATTTTTATAAGGCGCATATTATTTTAGGGTCCcgaaacaataatttttttccgtaTATTCTTGTGTTCTTTCATCTTTGAAATAGAATTTTCACAATTGTTTAAAGTGTCAATGAAGAAATCAGACATCAGATACATATGGACCAACTATCCCATATTCAAATGTTACAGCTAATTGGCCAATTTTAACAGCAAAGGGAAAAGAACGTTTTAAGCATATTTGTGAAGTAAACTGAAAGAATTGTACAAATTGATTGTTCTATGTTTAgcattaagtttttttttcttttcatttttttgagttCCAACATTACATAAAATTCATGTACGCAAACTGTCTTTGCTGTTCATTGCATGGGATCGAAAGAAGACAAATAAACCAATATTTaacatttcaattaaatcTAGTGGTGTATAactaatgtttttgtttagggAAGCTGTTATCTTGCCATCTTGTAAACATGTCCATATTATTAACACACTAAGCATACAATCTGGTAACAAAACGACGTCCTTCATCGTATTAACATATAAAGTGGTACAAGACAGTCGCCCTAGAACTATTCTatgtataaataatattttgaatgGGCCACTAGAGCATTTTGCACAGGTCATTCGCTTGGTTTCAGTGAACATAGTCCGAAACGTTCAATGGGACGTATCAATTAACGATCCTCAGTGGCAAAGTTGCAGAGTACAAAAGTTGATTGCGATCGCATGCTCTCGTAACGATGGAGCCGTAGATTTGTTGCCTTACTAATTGTTACCTAAGAGTTCTTCTAacagttgtttcttttttttctggtgcGATTAGCATATAACCCCATATAACGATCGTATGCGATATAAATTTTTACTTAAAGGCTAGCTGAAATCGGGAACATTGCGTCTGAATATATCTACGGTGGACGTAGTTTTAGTGAGCTGATGAGCACATTCCGGTTGATACTGTAGTGAAGCCTTTTTTTATCATTGATAAGACCAGACGAGTGGATATCGCTATAATGGCAGGCAGCATATTGACAGTCGCCTCAACGGTTTTATGACGAGTGCCGTAAAGAGCATGGAAAATTACTTCCCCATACGCATCGCCGTTGCAACATCCAGAAGCAGAATGGGGCTGTGAAGGTAGCAGCAGGTTTGAGGATTGAGAAAGGTCTCTAAATAGCGCACACAACTCGGGGCTGGGCGCGAGTCAGTTCCGAGCAAGTGAACAGCGCGAACGCGCTTCCGAGTTTTGCAGTGTTTATTGCTAGAGTTTGAAGTGAGTTTTAGGTGTTTTAGAAGTTTTAGGTGATCTATAAGCAATTGAGCTAAGATCGTGAAggtgaacaaaataaaaatcataacgGTTGAAATACTGCTTTTAAATAAGTATAAAGCAGTACAACTTCGCACACCAAAATAACATGAACAGATCGTGTGATATGACGATCACTTAGGATGATCACCACTTTACACCTTAGTGTACGCTTAGTGTGCGAAAAGAATCACCCACtaaatgatgctttaaattacGTTCTAGTCAATTACGTACGGTGCTAATTAGTTGTGCAAATTCTTTGATTTGTATGCCGGTACTCGAACTGTGACTGGGACAATCAGGGAGCAGTTTGTCTAGTTTGATGGAGActgagcagcagcaaccacaaTGCGCACCGGAGCAGGAACATACGAAAGAAGCTAAGGTTCGTGGTGCTGACATAAACTATGGAATCGACGACAATCCACCATGGTACTTCTGCATCATGATGGCGTTACAGGTGCGTACTGTGCAGGGTAGCTAATCAATCAGCAGGCTATTATTCTCTAATGCCTGTAACCTTTTTTGTACCGATGTTATCAATAATAGCTGCAGCTTTGTAGTGGTAGTGGAGTCGCTTTACATCCAAGACCTAGTATGTCGTTTAGCCAAGAAAGAGAAGTGTGAATCGTGCGTGGAAAGTGTGCTGGACCTAGTGTTGCGTTGCacgtaattaattttattgtttcgacTAGCgcaattgattgatttgtcCTTAATGGTTCCCTGAATGgcattagattttttttggggaaatttagcaaaattttataaattgatttatttgagtgcgaattggttgaaataagtttcttttcaatcaaataatgctttaaatagaaaaaatatttaaaaatcataaaaaaataaaaaaattctaaaaatttgaaaattttctaaggctatagccttagattttttttgggaaatttagcaaaattttataaattgatgtattttaaagcaaatttgttgaaatatgtttcttttcactcacgGCCCGGTAatgcatgtgataaatggcgcaggtccacacggcaggaccgggttcaaatcccaaccGTACCGTCGCCCCGTAGCAAGTACTGAccacgtggtaaaaataagtctagtaagccagaaatgaccttGGATAGGACCTTATAGGTCGttcaaccaaaaagaaaaaatgcacaTCTTATTTAGATTTCTTAGAGATTCTAAGAAAAGTCTAATACTTTTGATGTTACAACCTTAGAAGGTGATTTTGAGTCTTTCATTTCGGAATTTCCTAGAATGTATTTGAAGAGTCTAGTTAAATAGTTCAAATGAAATTTGCTACCGTACTGGTCGTGTGCAAATCCGTCAACGCTATCACTAATCCATCGAGCCACTACATTGTAGACTTCTAGAGAAGACTACTACATTTCCAACAATTTAGATATGATCCGAACTCTCATGATCTCCTGAACAGCACTACCTAACGATGATTGGTGCGATCGTTTCGATTCCTTTCATCCTAACGCCCGCTCTCTGCATGAGAGATGAAGATCCTGCCCGAGGGACCATCATATCTACCATGATCTTCGTCACCGGTTTGATCACCTATCTGCAAGCAACCTGGGGCTGTCGGTTACCCATCGTACAGGGTGGTACCATCTCCTTTCTCGTGCCTACACTTGCCATCCTCAATCTGCCCCAGTGGAAATGTCCACCGGTGGAAGTAATGGACGCAATGACAGAGTCGGACCGTACGGAGCTTTGGCAGGTGCGAATGCGTGAACTCTCCGGGGCCATTGCCGTTGCAGCCCTGTCGCAGGTTGTGCTCGGTTTTAGCGGACTGGTGGGAAAGGTGTTGCGTATCATCACTCCGTTAACGATCGTACCGACGGTGGCACTCGTGGGCATAACACTCTTTCGGCATGCTAGTGAAACAGCGTCCAAGCAGTGGGGCATAGCCGTCGGTACCACCGCCATGCTGACGCTCTTCTCCCAGGTTATGTCCGATGTGCAGTTTCCCGGGGTGGGATACCGGAAGGGACATGCATTACGATTGATCTGGTTTCCGCTGTTCAAACTGTTTCCTGTACTGCTTACGATCGCCATCATGTGGACCGTGTGTGGTGTACTGACGGCTACCGGTGTCTTCCCAGTAGGACATCCAGCGCGCACGGATGTACGGTTGCGCGTGCTGGAGGATGCGGAATGGTTCCGCATACCGTACCCGGGACAGTTCGGGTTGCCGACCGTATCGTTAGCCGGCGTGTTGGGAATGTTGGCGGGTGTGATTGCCTGTACGGTGGAATCGATCAGCTACTATCCGACGATCTCGCAGATGTGTGCGGCTCCACCACCGCCCTTGCACGCCATCAACCGGGGCATCGGAATCGAAGGACTCGGCACGGTGCTGGCCGGACTGTGGGGTTCCGGCAATGGAACGAATACGTTCGGCGAGAATGTTGGAGCAATCGGTGTCACGAAGGTAGGCAGCCGGCGTGTAATACAGTGGGCCGCCCTTATCATGATACTGCAGGGTGTGCTGAACAAGTTCGGTGCCGCCTTCATCATGATACCGGACCCAGTAGTCGGAGGCATCTTTTGCGTCATGTTTGGTATGATCACGGCGTTCGGGTTGGCGGCACTACAGTACGTGGATTTGCGATCGGCGCGCAATCTGTACATACTGGGCGTTTCGTTCTTCTTTCCGCTCGTTCTTTGTCTGTGGCTGCAGGAACATCCGGGTGCAATACAAACCGGCAATGAAACGGTCGATTCTACGCTGTCGGTATTGCTCGGTACCACTATTCTCGTCGGTGGTGTGCTCGGTTGCACGCTGGATAATCTTATACCCGGCACGCCGGAGGAACGTGGACTTGTAGCTTGGTCGAAAGAAATGGCCCTGGAAACGGTACAGAGTGGGGAAGGAATGGCACCCGGGGGCGGATTGGAGTGGGAAAAGAACACGTTCGATTTTCCATACGGTATGACGCTGTTGCGACGGTAAGTAATAACCACCAATACGAGATGATCGTGAAGAGATACTTACGGAAGGCTATTTTACTTACAGCTGGAAATGGACTCGTCACGTTCCGTTCCTACCGACCTACAAAATGAAGCTTTGATTCCTATCGCTCGAGGAACAAAGATGAAATGCTTATACTAATGTTTATGACAGCGCAGTCATTAGTAAGCGTATATTGAAACAAGTCAGTATATACTTGGATACTTAACGCTTACGTCATGTTGTACTACGATTTGACAGCCGAAGTGAAATGTAAATGATAGTataataaaccaaaaacaactcCACGTGTATCGTTCGGTCATCAAGCTGCAGTATACCTTAACGCACATAAATCCGTCAATCTAGTTTATTGATAATTTCACAATACTGCTATCATTCAATAGCATACCAGTAAGATGGCAACAAAGTTTTGCATTAACCTGATTTATCCTTTAATCCAAAACGAACACCACCCGTTTACCGGATACGTTCCCTTGCTTCGTCCCCTCTGCTACACCGCCGTCCGGGTTTGTTCCTACGATGGAGAAACGATCAAATATTGCTAGTCTTGTTTATTATACGAAGTAATGGTTTGGCATCCATtcattttgctaaaaaacTTATATTCATCCCATCACATCAAAATGGGCATTTGCGAACGaatcatattttataattattgctgatatttttttaaaagtaaaacagttttttttttggttcgaacAAATTATTTCTACCACAGTCTAACCATCCGGTTGTATTTGATTTAATGTAGGCTCTATCCGTATATGTATGTTTACCAAACAATTCTTCCTTCTTTGCCGTGTTTCGCAACATTTTAATGAAGTAGCTTTCTTAGCTAGCAAAACGCGAGATTCCGTGTCTTCCGGCAGCGGACATTCAGTGTTCATAAATCACAGTATATTTCCAAACGCATTACTTATTGGCGGGATTGATGCCCGATTAAAAACCGATTACTCGTTAACTGTCGTCTGCTTACTTTTTccgtttattgattttattgccgTTCCTCAAAACTCCTTCCGGCTTGATGTTAAGTTTGATCCGGTTTGATCGACTTACGCGGGCACAATAACTATTATCGCCATAATTCTGCAGAGTGTGCACacaattgtttaaattgttgCATCTTGTGCATGGATGACTTtacataaaattgtaaaaaaatattatctaaCAACGTCGTTTCTTTTTCGCATCTTTCCAATGTTTTGTCCCGTGTTCTCTCGTACCCGCACTACGTCTTTATGACGCTTGAAGAATTGctgtttttgatttaattgctaatttcactaaaaaaaaacgaaacacatatAGGTATATGGCGCACAAAAAGAGCAACTCGTTTTTATCCTGGTGTCATCGAAACAATCATACGCGATCGTGCTTCTTGCTATTTTGTCCATTCATTCTCCCCATAGTTAATGGCACagaaatgttacatttttctttcacactCAGTTCATGGAACCTTGCAATCTGGCTTGCTTTCACAAATTTaacaaatgtttgctttacctAAACAACTCTCGCGAGCGTACTTGTTTGATTCAGTTGTTCTTGTTTGATCAGAAAAGAAAGGCACCGGAATTAGGATatacgtacaaaaaaaaaatcaaagcccTTGAAAAGGGATTGCGTAGTGTAAGCACGCTTACAAGGTATGTGTTGGAGTAATTGAAGTCTAAACTGATGGTGACAGGATCGTGACACAAAATGATCGCCACTCTTCATGGTGGTGATGTGCAGAGTCTCTGAAACCGATTTGGAGTTCTTACTTAGGTGTGtgggtaatgtttttttttagcgcCTATTGGAAGATTTTCTGGGCTTATTGAACCGTGAGATACAGCATCCATCTAACaaacgagaaaaacaaaagtaaaggtAGCCAGCATGATCGATACTccatggagacgcatggtgatCGTATGGTTTCCACCATCTTTGTTTTACGTCTGAGGCTTGTGTCTGCCGGTGGGGATATTAAGGTTAACCGTTTGGTGAGATTTGTGCCCTTCTTTTCTGTAATTAATATGGTGACATTGTTCT
Proteins encoded in this window:
- the LOC125763854 gene encoding solute carrier family 23 member 2, whose protein sequence is METEQQQPQCAPEQEHTKEAKVRGADINYGIDDNPPWYFCIMMALQHYLTMIGAIVSIPFILTPALCMRDEDPARGTIISTMIFVTGLITYLQATWGCRLPIVQGGTISFLVPTLAILNLPQWKCPPVEVMDAMTESDRTELWQVRMRELSGAIAVAALSQVVLGFSGLVGKVLRIITPLTIVPTVALVGITLFRHASETASKQWGIAVGTTAMLTLFSQVMSDVQFPGVGYRKGHALRLIWFPLFKLFPVLLTIAIMWTVCGVLTATGVFPVGHPARTDVRLRVLEDAEWFRIPYPGQFGLPTVSLAGVLGMLAGVIACTVESISYYPTISQMCAAPPPPLHAINRGIGIEGLGTVLAGLWGSGNGTNTFGENVGAIGVTKVGSRRVIQWAALIMILQGVLNKFGAAFIMIPDPVVGGIFCVMFGMITAFGLAALQYVDLRSARNLYILGVSFFFPLVLCLWLQEHPGAIQTGNETVDSTLSVLLGTTILVGGVLGCTLDNLIPGTPEERGLVAWSKEMALETVQSGEGMAPGGGLEWEKNTFDFPYGMTLLRRWKWTRHVPFLPTYKMKL